Proteins from a genomic interval of Treponema brennaborense DSM 12168:
- the coaD gene encoding pantetheine-phosphate adenylyltransferase has translation MITAVFPGSFDPPTFGHLNIIERARTIFSEIHVVVAVNKEKRYLFSAEERVALLQKLTAHWDNVSVHTCDTLIVEYAKTLGARVLLRGIRNVSDFSYEFDLSLMNKALASDLETIFMPTEPRFFVLKSSSIKELASFGGDVSAMVPESVARALERKFSK, from the coding sequence CTGTTTTTCCGGGATCTTTTGATCCGCCGACGTTCGGACATCTGAATATAATCGAGCGTGCCCGTACCATTTTCAGTGAAATACACGTCGTCGTTGCGGTTAATAAAGAAAAAAGATATTTATTTTCGGCGGAAGAGCGCGTTGCCCTGCTGCAAAAACTTACCGCCCATTGGGACAACGTAAGCGTGCACACGTGCGATACGCTGATCGTCGAATATGCGAAAACGCTCGGCGCGCGCGTATTGCTGCGCGGGATTCGCAACGTGAGTGATTTTTCGTACGAATTCGATTTATCCTTGATGAACAAGGCGCTGGCTTCCGATCTTGAAACCATTTTCATGCCGACCGAACCGCGCTTTTTCGTGCTGAAATCGAGTTCGATAAAGGAACTGGCTTCTTTCGGCGGCGACGTGTCGGCCATGGTTCCGGAATCGGTTGCGCGCGCGCTTGAACGTAAGTTTTCCAAATAA